The Oscillatoria acuminata PCC 6304 genomic interval TTTAGGTGCAATTACCTCCGATGATGACGGAGGGATTGTTGCGGGGGATGAATGGGGGGAAACAGACTTTTCTGGCGATCGCAACGATTTCCGCAAGAAGCGCAAATAATTCGTCAGCATATCCAAACTAACGACAGGTAACGTTCCACTGGGATTGTACTCTTCCCGGAGATATTCCTGTCCTCGGGCTGTCAACCAGACCTCGGTAATTTGGGTTTTTTCCGCCTTAATTAACCCCTTTTCTGCTAACCCTTGAATCACAGATTGCCGGGTTGCTGCCCCTAGGTTGGTTTGTGCCGGAGTGATGGTAGACTCAGCACAAGCCGTTAGGATGGCCACTTCTGCCTTGGCGATCGGCAATCGGGTGGGGTCGAGTTGCAGCAGTGACTTTCCTGCCGGAGAAATCGCAAAGGCCAAAATCTCCTCGGCATATCCGACTAACTCGCGATCGGCGAGGGTACGACAGAGGCTATCGCGTTCTGCCGCCTTGGTTTTCGGATTCGGTTTAATCTGCGTGATGGCTGCCCGATAATCGGGAGACCCTAGTAAATCTAGCAGAAACTTGAGCTCCTGCACTTCCATTTGCTCCCCCTAACTGGATTGGCAACGACAATAAAGGACAAAACGTCTAATACCAGTTTAAATTGCAAGGAGACCCAGAAAACTCCGAGAATGGCCTTGGCGATCGCCTCCCAGGGGACATGGCCGCCTGGAACCCTTACCTGTTCAATCATCCCATTGAAACCGCCTATCATGTCAACCTAGACCCAAAGTCAGCGATCGCCCCATCGGGTCCAAATTTTCACTATTTACACTAAAATACCAGGAATAGCCGCTTTCTTTAAGAGGTTCATTCATGAATATAACCCTTAATTTTCTAAATTTTATGGGTATTTTTCTCTGACTCGCCTCGTTGCAACCCCTGGGGCAAAATGTCAGATTGAAACCCGTCAGTATCCAGCCATCTCCGAATTTGAACCGCTTTGAACCGCACTGAGGTGATGGTAGTTTTCTATACTCCACTTGATTGTTGGCAGTACCATTTTCACACCCCTATCAACCCTAGCTCTAGTTGATCATGAGTGCGGTTAATGTGCTGGATTAACGGCTTTCTGAGTTGTGGCTGTGGGTAAAAAATCGGGTGGGGTGCGATAATTTTTGCAAGTTACATCGAAACCTCAATGTAGAGGCGATTCGCAGAGGATGCCTCTACATTAAGGTTGGCCCTTCAAAAATGCGTCAGTCCTGGAAGAGGGCGCATCTTAATCTTGCCTAAAAACCAGTCTGACCTCTCCCCCCGGCCCCCTCCCGACCTCTTCCTAAGGCCCTATCCTTTTAGGAGAGGGCGGTATAAGGGGATTGCAAAATATAAATCATCCAACTGTTCAACTGAAAGAAGTGTAGGGGCGCAATGCGCAGGCCCTCCGGTGGGCTTCGAGCATTGCGCCCCTACATTGACTACGAACGAACGTTAAGGAATAAATATCGTTGCTGTACGAGGGAATAAATATCTTTCTCCCCCTTCCCTCTTAGGGAAGGGGGCTGGGGGGTTAGGTCTCTTTTCCCAATTGAAATGCTCCCCTCGAAAGGTTTTTGTCTGAATTACCCAAATTAGCTTAAGCAACCCGGTTTCTAAAGTCAACAAATGCTCTTTTTTACTGTTACAGTCAGAAAAAGTTAAGGTTAACTGGAACTGCTGGATATGAGTTTAGAGGGGGTACTCCGCCAGAGTAATTCTAGTTTGTTGCCGGGAATGGTTAAATATAAAACATCTCCCACCTCCAAAGAAGTTTCTAACAACTCCCATCCATGAATCGTTGCGTCTTGGGTTTGAATATATAAGGGGACAAAATCCGCTTTCATGGCTGATTCTTTGACGGTTTGATGATAAAAAGGATGGGCGGGGGTGATTAAGGTGGCGATCGCCACCCAGAGACTCCCGGCAGTCATACCATTGCCTAAAATTCGTCCCCCGATCGCAGCGGCGGCAAAGGCTGGTGCTGCCATTTCGGTGGGATTGAGCACCCGCTCAAAGTCGAATACTTGTTGTACCATTAAGGCAAAACGCGGGTCCTCACTTCGGACGACAACGGGCAGTTGCGGGACGACGCCTTTTGCAGTTAAGGCAATTTCTAAGTTAGTCATGTCACTGCTGGTGACGGCTAACACCGCTTCGGCTTTTTCAATATTAGCGGCTTTTAAACTGGCGGGGAGGGTGGCATCTGCCTGGATGATGGGAATTTTTAACCCTTGGGCGGTACTCAGAAAGCGGCAGTTGGGATCGCGATCAACGACGACGACATCATATCCATTGCTATGCAGTTGCTCGATCGCCTTGATTCCGATATCTCCTAGCCCACACACAATATAATGATGGCGCTGGGGGATTTGGGGTGTATCCCACAGTTGTCTCAATCGGCTACCTAGGATAAAATCATTGATCAGAGCATAGCAAATCCCGACTGCACCGGCCCCGACGAGCATCATCAGGGCGGTAAACAGTTTTAGGGGAACGGGAGAATGTTCCGCGACGCCTTCATTGCCTCCAGCGCCGGTAATCATGCCGACGGAGAAATACAGAGAATCAACAAAAGAGGTGTCTGTATTAACCAAGGTATAAGTAAAAGTTGCCGTTAAAATTGTTAGTAATAAAGCTAATAGGGCGAGGGTGGTGGCTTGATTTTGCTGTTGAAATCGTCGCCAATTGCTGAGGGATTCTTGGAATTTTCGCCCCCAGGAACGTCGATTGAGGCGTTTATTCAGTTGGGTTGCGACAATCAAGCGATCGCCCACGTCCAAGGTTCTTCCCGTCAAAACCGCAGAAACGAGGTCGATATCAGGATGTTGGGGTAAATAGTAAATCAACATCCGGCGCTGATCTTCCCATAATTCGGCTAACTTGCGCCCGTTCCAGGGATGGCGCTCATTGATGTATTCTTCATGAATCGGCCAAGTTTCATTAAACAGGGTGAGTTGTCCGATCGCCCGACTCCCCATTGCCGCAAAGGCAAAAATCGGTGCCGCCAAGGTGGAGACACTCATACTGGTATGGTGGGGTAACGTGCGATCCAAGCGATCGCCTAAACTGCCATTAAATAGCCGCGTAATAATCCGAATCTGGGGATTGAGCAATCGAGCTTGCATCAGAATGGCTAAATTCACCGCATCATCATCCGAGGCGATCGCGATCGCATCCGCATCTCGAATTCCTGCCGCGAGTAACGTTGCTGCCGACTGCGGATCTCCCACAATGATCCCTGTATCTTCTCCCGGAATCGGGCGCTCTCCCACCCCGACAACCGATGCCCCCTGTTGTCTTAACAAGCCAAAAATTTGATACCCGGTACTCCCCAGACAGCAAACAATAATTCGCGGTTTCATGATGACCCCACCCTACGATCAGGATTCAGAAAGAATACAGCCAAATTAGCATCAATGTCACGGACGGTAATATTTTCAGTCCCTTGGGATCTAAAAAATGTAGCGAAGGACACCGCATCTCCTTTTCGTTTCAAAAAACTATCCCACCGATGGAGATGGGCGGCGATCGCCTCAGTGGAAAGCCTGAGCCATTCCACTGAGGATACCCCGGATTGTGGGTTAAACGCCGATAGCAATCGGCTAAAATTAAAAAGATTTTGTCGAAAATTTAGGCAGACAGATTTTTAAATCTCGGTCCTAGAACCTGTTAAATGAACCCTGATTTGGAGAAATTACTTTGATGAAATTTAGGACAATTTGGATCTTAATAAAAGAAACTTTTTCCGAGTGGCAGTTTAAAGATGTCTCTCTGTTGGCTGGTTCATTAGCCTATTATACAATATTTTCCTTGGCTCCGCTTCTAGTGCTGGCTATCACCATTGTCGGGACATTTTTTGGGGAAGAAGAAGTCAAAGCCCGAATTGTAGAAGAATTGCAAAATGCCCTCGGGTCTCAACCGGCACAAGCGATCGAAGTAGCGATCGCGAATACCCAAGAACCGGAATCAAGCCAAGGCTTTTTTGGACTTCCGTTTAATATCGCCATTCTTGTCTTTGCCGCTTCTAACATTTTTGCTCAAATTCAGATGGCTCTCGACCGGATTTGGGACGTGAAACCCGACCCCGGGCGCAACATCTTTCACTTTATTCGCAAACGGCTTTTGTCTTTTGTGATGATGCTGACTATCTCGTTGTTGGGAGTCGGATATTTTGTGGTAGATAACGTCGTCACTTGGTTTCTGGTGAATAATCAAAATATATTACCAGCGGTTCGATGGATTTGGAGAGGGGTTGATTTGGGATTGTTTTTAGCCGTGGTTACCTTGCTGGTGGCGTTAATTTATAACATTTTGCCCGATGCCCGAGTCACCTGGCGCGATGCCTTTGTGGGAGCAATGGTGACAGCGGTGTTGTTTGCGATCGGTCAGTTTTTGTTTGGCATCTTTTTAGAGCAAACTGACATAGGTTCGACTTATGGCGTGGCGGGTTCTATGGTGATTATTATTAGCTGGGTGTATTACGCAGCCCATATCCTGTTGTTCGGGGCGGAGTTTACCCAAGTTTATGCGCGCAGACATGGGCAGCAGATTGTCCCCTCAGCCTTTGCCGTCTGCATTTCTGGCAATCCCCAAGGGCGACGATCGCCATCAGAAGACGCGGAAGAGTCTCCCCGGGACTCAGGGGACAGTCGCCGAGGGCGAAATTCTGCGGGGTTACCCTCTAAAATGTGGCAACAATGTATCCGGGGGTTTCGGCGTTTGACAGGTTCCAGGCGCAGAAGGCGATAACCTGAGTTATAACGGCGAGATGGAATATCCGCGATCGCCTCCGATTCATCCGAATTAGCGGCGATCGCCCGCTTGATTCCAGTTCCTAGGCAACTACTTTGCCACAGTTGCCGATAACCATTCCAGGGCCCCGGCTGTTTTGTGCCATGCCCATAGCGCCGTAACTGCATAAGAAACAGCCTCACTTTCATCCCCCCACCCGATTAAACTCGGGAGTTGTTTCGGCATCTTTTTCTTTTCCAAAAGATAATCGGGAACATATTTATTACTCTCTAACGCTTGTTGTAACTCCTGATTCGTCTGTTCGGTTGCGCCATCCTTTTGAAACAACCATAAAGCGCGGGAATAGGTCCAGGAAGCCGAAGATTCATCTTTATATTGTTGGAAGAGATTGGCGACAGCCTCTGATGCACCTTCCTCCAACAGGCAAGGGAGCAACATATAACGGATGCCTTGGTTATCATTGGGGTTGAGGCGTAACATCTCCTGATAATGGGCGATCGCCTCTTCGGTTTCCCCCAACTGCAAACAACATTCCGCCAGACCCTGCCGCGCCCGCATATAGGGACGAGTCTCAGTCATTCCCCAAAAATATCCAGCCTGTTCTACAAAGAATTCTGGACCTAAAGCTCGTTCACCCGCCTGTACCCCTTGCTCATAAAACGCTTTGGCTTCCTTCAGGGTTTTAGCCGACTCTTGGGCTAATAGCACATAAGCATCCGCACAATCTGGACAAATCTTTAATGCTCGCTTTGCTAATTGGACTCGCTTCTTCCCTGGAACCGACCAAGCCTCATACATGATATCTTGTGCCTTCTCCATCGGGGTTTCCTCCTCGGGAGGAGTGAGTGGTTGTCCAGAAGTGAGAGCTTCCTGGAGAAAAGCATTCGCTTCTTCGATGGACTCAAACTCATTTTCCTCCAAGAGTTTCTGAATCTGCCGCATCATCTTTTCCATCCCTTGGAGACTGCCAACATTGGGTAATTCAAATCCTTGGATTGCTGGAGGTTCGGCGCTTTTAGTGCTTTTGGTACTTTTAGTGCTTTTGGTACTTTTAGTGCTTTTGGTACTTTTAGTGCTTTTGGCAGCACTCGGGGTTGTTTTCTCTGTGGTTTTTTTGGTTTTTCTCGGTTTCTTCTCAGTCATGGTAGGTCTCCTGGGGTTTATTCACTACAATTTATCTTAGCAGGAGTGGAAAACAGCGCGATCGCCACCACTCCCCCTGCGGTTTCCCAGGGGTTAACTCTAGCCAACACAAGCTACACTTAAAAGAATCAGACCTGAGCATCAAGGCAGGATAGAGGGAATCAGAACATGGATGTCTTCCCCTTTTTTTGGGGCTTCCCTCCCTCATTCTAGTCCAAAACCGATGCACTCGATGGACGATTTAGCAGCTTGTACCGGGCTTAAACCTGGCCACGAGTTGCACCTCGCCCGGACGATTCCCTAGCCGTAAATATTGGATTTAAAACTGTTCTAAGGAATCGACTCTCAACTCTAAACTTTAGAATAAATTAGAGGAAAATAATGGCTAATCAACAATTGCGACGACCTGA includes:
- a CDS encoding potassium channel family protein; its protein translation is MKPRIIVCCLGSTGYQIFGLLRQQGASVVGVGERPIPGEDTGIIVGDPQSAATLLAAGIRDADAIAIASDDDAVNLAILMQARLLNPQIRIITRLFNGSLGDRLDRTLPHHTSMSVSTLAAPIFAFAAMGSRAIGQLTLFNETWPIHEEYINERHPWNGRKLAELWEDQRRMLIYYLPQHPDIDLVSAVLTGRTLDVGDRLIVATQLNKRLNRRSWGRKFQESLSNWRRFQQQNQATTLALLALLLTILTATFTYTLVNTDTSFVDSLYFSVGMITGAGGNEGVAEHSPVPLKLFTALMMLVGAGAVGICYALINDFILGSRLRQLWDTPQIPQRHHYIVCGLGDIGIKAIEQLHSNGYDVVVVDRDPNCRFLSTAQGLKIPIIQADATLPASLKAANIEKAEAVLAVTSSDMTNLEIALTAKGVVPQLPVVVRSEDPRFALMVQQVFDFERVLNPTEMAAPAFAAAAIGGRILGNGMTAGSLWVAIATLITPAHPFYHQTVKESAMKADFVPLYIQTQDATIHGWELLETSLEVGDVLYLTIPGNKLELLWRSTPSKLISSSSS
- a CDS encoding tetratricopeptide repeat protein gives rise to the protein MTEKKPRKTKKTTEKTTPSAAKSTKSTKSTKSTKSTKSTKSTKSAEPPAIQGFELPNVGSLQGMEKMMRQIQKLLEENEFESIEEANAFLQEALTSGQPLTPPEEETPMEKAQDIMYEAWSVPGKKRVQLAKRALKICPDCADAYVLLAQESAKTLKEAKAFYEQGVQAGERALGPEFFVEQAGYFWGMTETRPYMRARQGLAECCLQLGETEEAIAHYQEMLRLNPNDNQGIRYMLLPCLLEEGASEAVANLFQQYKDESSASWTYSRALWLFQKDGATEQTNQELQQALESNKYVPDYLLEKKKMPKQLPSLIGWGDESEAVSYAVTALWAWHKTAGALEWLSATVAK
- a CDS encoding YihY/virulence factor BrkB family protein yields the protein MKFRTIWILIKETFSEWQFKDVSLLAGSLAYYTIFSLAPLLVLAITIVGTFFGEEEVKARIVEELQNALGSQPAQAIEVAIANTQEPESSQGFFGLPFNIAILVFAASNIFAQIQMALDRIWDVKPDPGRNIFHFIRKRLLSFVMMLTISLLGVGYFVVDNVVTWFLVNNQNILPAVRWIWRGVDLGLFLAVVTLLVALIYNILPDARVTWRDAFVGAMVTAVLFAIGQFLFGIFLEQTDIGSTYGVAGSMVIIISWVYYAAHILLFGAEFTQVYARRHGQQIVPSAFAVCISGNPQGRRSPSEDAEESPRDSGDSRRGRNSAGLPSKMWQQCIRGFRRLTGSRRRRR